A window from Leptospira meyeri encodes these proteins:
- a CDS encoding metal-sulfur cluster assembly factor, translated as MIRDPETEKEWEVFHSVRMVEDPEIGISLIELGLIYDIKVEGEKAEITMTYTSLACPAGPQMKQDIENHALRVDGINEAVVHVVWNPKWEPRSMASEEAKMQMGIFD; from the coding sequence ATGATTCGAGATCCAGAAACGGAAAAAGAATGGGAAGTATTCCATAGTGTTCGTATGGTGGAAGACCCAGAAATTGGAATTTCTCTCATTGAACTGGGTTTGATTTATGATATCAAGGTAGAAGGTGAAAAAGCGGAAATCACTATGACCTACACTTCGCTTGCTTGTCCTGCCGGCCCACAGATGAAACAAGACATTGAAAACCATGCCCTCCGAGTCGATGGGATTAACGAAGCGGTTGTTCATGTCGTTTGGAATCCAAAGTGGGAACCTCGTTCTATGGCGAGTGAAGAAGCCAAAATGCAAATGGGGATCTTCGATTGA
- a CDS encoding iron-sulfur cluster assembly scaffold protein, translated as MSQESKFEDFLRWKSFGLWEKPSVPYKTLKGLNPLCGDEIFIYYHEKEDHGFQILGLGGESCSICSGAAGLLFRKKDGLDPNQFQSHLLDRKKFLEGDDSCLIGDEEEISFWKVLRNHPGRYRCGLLPWQTLVKFSEGNL; from the coding sequence GTGTCGCAAGAAAGTAAATTTGAAGATTTTCTAAGATGGAAATCCTTTGGGTTATGGGAAAAACCTTCGGTTCCATACAAAACACTGAAAGGATTGAATCCTCTTTGCGGTGATGAAATTTTTATTTATTACCATGAAAAAGAAGACCATGGTTTTCAGATTTTGGGACTTGGTGGTGAGTCTTGTTCGATCTGCTCAGGTGCGGCAGGTCTTCTTTTTCGAAAGAAAGACGGGCTAGACCCGAACCAATTCCAGTCTCATCTATTAGATCGGAAAAAATTTTTGGAAGGCGATGATTCTTGTTTGATTGGGGACGAAGAAGAGATATCTTTTTGGAAAGTCCTTCGTAACCATCCTGGTCGTTATCGTTGCGGTCTTCTTCCTTGGCAGACCTTAGTAAAATTCAGTGAGGGTAATTTATGA
- a CDS encoding cysteine desulfurase, which produces MSLDPYQIRKDFPILSRTLPNGKPLVYLDNGASSQKPQSVIDATSHYYTNDNANIHRGVYYLSQHATELFERTRIKTSHFFQAQCAKAIIFTRGTTDAINLVAQTWGRTNISEGDEIVLSVQEHHSNLVPWQMLALEKKAFLKFIPIQEDTTYDLSNLNEIITKRTKLVAISQMSNVTGTIHDLTRIINRVRQVGAKVLVDGAQAACHMPIHLVDMDVDFYAFSAHKMLGPTGVGVLFGKEEILEAMPPWLGGGDMIESVELEVSTYAALPAKLEAGTPNIAGVIGFSHALDYLQKVGMKNIKDHERMLTEYALERLNRIGGLRIYGTEDLDKRGGVVSFTMEGIHPHDVGSILDEEGVAIRVGHHCCQPLMKQLSIPGTCRASFYLYNTKEDIDALIHSIEKVKSIFGRVARK; this is translated from the coding sequence ATGAGTTTAGATCCTTACCAAATCAGAAAGGACTTTCCTATTTTATCTCGCACATTGCCAAATGGTAAACCTCTTGTTTACTTAGACAACGGTGCCTCTTCGCAAAAGCCGCAGTCGGTGATTGATGCAACAAGTCATTATTATACAAATGACAATGCCAATATCCACAGGGGGGTATATTATTTATCCCAACATGCAACAGAACTCTTTGAACGTACAAGGATCAAAACCTCTCATTTTTTTCAAGCACAGTGTGCAAAAGCAATCATCTTCACTCGGGGAACAACAGATGCCATCAACTTAGTGGCACAAACTTGGGGCCGAACCAATATCAGTGAAGGTGATGAGATCGTTTTATCCGTCCAGGAACACCATTCCAATCTGGTTCCTTGGCAAATGTTAGCCTTAGAGAAAAAGGCATTTTTAAAATTCATTCCCATCCAGGAAGATACCACTTACGATTTGTCCAACTTAAATGAAATCATCACCAAAAGGACTAAACTTGTTGCTATCAGCCAAATGTCCAATGTAACAGGTACGATTCATGACCTAACAAGGATTATCAATCGTGTAAGACAAGTGGGTGCAAAAGTTTTGGTCGATGGGGCACAGGCTGCCTGCCATATGCCCATTCATTTGGTGGATATGGATGTCGACTTTTATGCATTTTCCGCACATAAGATGCTTGGGCCAACGGGAGTGGGTGTTCTATTCGGCAAAGAGGAAATTTTGGAAGCCATGCCTCCTTGGCTTGGTGGTGGGGACATGATTGAGTCTGTGGAACTCGAAGTTTCTACTTATGCGGCACTTCCTGCCAAATTAGAAGCTGGTACTCCTAACATCGCTGGTGTGATTGGATTTAGCCATGCTCTGGATTATTTACAAAAAGTAGGAATGAAGAATATCAAAGATCACGAACGGATGTTAACCGAATATGCTTTGGAACGCCTCAATCGTATTGGTGGTCTTCGTATTTATGGAACAGAAGATTTAGATAAAAGGGGAGGAGTTGTATCCTTCACTATGGAAGGAATCCATCCGCATGATGTTGGATCCATTTTAGATGAAGAGGGTGTTGCCATTCGTGTGGGTCACCATTGTTGCCAACCCCTTATGAAACAATTGTCCATTCCTGGGACTTGTCGTGCTTCTTTTTATTTATACAATACAAAAGAAGACATCGATGCCCTTATACATTCGATTGAAAAAGTAAAATCAATCTTTGGTCGTGTCGCAAGAAAGTAA
- the gshAB gene encoding bifunctional glutamate--cysteine ligase GshA/glutathione synthetase GshB → MAETKPLPPGFEDLEISTQIIIRDALTRGIKIEMVDRKENFLRLIQGNHSEFVKEASKTRLDSLMTYLVMENKIASKLVLEENGIRVPIGRNYSNLESALEDYTFFLDKKKVIKPVTTNFGLGIGISVPGDSLEKFTSFVKIALELSNSIIIEEFIEGPEYRFLVLGDEVVAICNRVPANVIGDGKNTIHQLIQKKNEDPRRGEGHKTALEKIQMSEVESQILKDQGLGFDSVPSLGEQIFLRKNSNISTGGDSLDVTDKVHPDFKSIAVSCAKAAGAVICGIDIISSQIESKPDPKTYAILEINFNPVLYIHEFPFSGKPRFVGDKILDLLGFK, encoded by the coding sequence GTGGCAGAAACAAAACCATTACCACCAGGGTTTGAAGATTTAGAAATTTCCACACAGATCATCATTCGGGATGCCCTAACTCGAGGAATCAAAATTGAGATGGTCGACCGTAAAGAAAATTTTCTTCGCCTCATTCAAGGCAATCATTCTGAGTTTGTCAAAGAGGCGAGTAAAACTAGACTTGATAGTTTGATGACATATCTGGTGATGGAGAATAAAATTGCCTCCAAACTAGTGTTAGAGGAAAATGGAATCCGAGTACCAATCGGTAGAAATTATTCAAATTTAGAATCTGCATTGGAAGACTATACTTTCTTTTTGGATAAAAAGAAAGTCATCAAACCTGTCACAACCAACTTTGGACTAGGGATTGGAATCTCTGTGCCCGGAGATAGTTTAGAAAAATTTACCTCCTTTGTTAAAATTGCTTTGGAACTTTCTAATTCCATCATCATTGAAGAGTTTATTGAAGGTCCGGAATATCGATTTTTGGTGTTAGGTGATGAAGTGGTGGCTATTTGTAACCGCGTTCCTGCAAATGTCATAGGAGATGGAAAAAATACGATTCATCAATTGATCCAAAAAAAGAATGAAGATCCTAGGCGTGGGGAAGGGCATAAAACTGCTCTGGAAAAAATCCAGATGTCGGAAGTCGAATCGCAAATCCTAAAAGATCAGGGCCTTGGTTTTGATTCGGTTCCGAGTCTTGGGGAACAAATTTTCCTTCGAAAAAATTCTAATATTTCTACAGGAGGGGATTCCCTCGATGTTACAGACAAAGTACATCCTGATTTTAAATCCATTGCTGTTTCTTGTGCCAAAGCGGCTGGGGCAGTGATTTGTGGGATTGATATCATTTCCTCACAGATTGAATCAAAACCAGATCCCAAAACTTATGCTATTCTTGAAATCAATTTCAACCCTGTTTTGTATATCCATGAATTCCCATTCAGCGGTAAACCAAGGTTTGTTGGTGATAAAATCCTGGATTTATTAGGATTTAAATGA
- a CDS encoding BolA/IbaG family iron-sulfur metabolism protein — protein MTIPEIQKKIEDGLPGCRVEILDPYRDGVHIKAVVTFSGFAGKGLIEQHRMVYATLKDELKEEIHALALETRSE, from the coding sequence ATGACAATCCCAGAAATCCAAAAGAAAATTGAAGATGGTCTACCCGGTTGCCGAGTGGAAATTCTAGATCCGTACCGGGATGGAGTCCATATTAAAGCAGTGGTTACCTTTTCTGGCTTTGCTGGCAAGGGGCTGATTGAACAACACCGGATGGTGTATGCCACTTTAAAAGATGAATTAAAAGAAGAAATCCATGCTTTGGCATTGGAAACTAGGAGCGAATAA
- a CDS encoding ABC transporter permease, which produces MWKQNFTALQTIVRREWIRIIRIWVQTLIPPVITMALYFLIFGELVGRQIGKIGEFTYIEFIVPGLIMMSVITNSYNNVVSSFFSSKFQRNIEELLVSPTSPYTIVIGYTFGGVVRGIFVGVLVTLTSLFFTNLRFHNPFVILFTVLMTSILFSLGGFFNALFAKKFDDVTIIPTFILTPLTYLGGVFYSVKNLPGFWQIISYFNPILYMVNLFRYGFIGVTDVNLYFSFGFIILLSGILFIINVRLMKIGYGIRN; this is translated from the coding sequence ATGTGGAAACAAAACTTCACAGCCTTACAAACCATTGTGCGAAGAGAATGGATTCGCATCATTCGGATCTGGGTTCAAACTCTCATCCCACCGGTCATAACTATGGCCTTATATTTTTTGATCTTTGGAGAACTGGTCGGTCGTCAAATTGGGAAAATTGGAGAATTCACCTACATTGAGTTCATCGTACCGGGACTCATTATGATGAGTGTCATTACCAATTCATACAACAATGTAGTATCTTCCTTTTTCTCAAGTAAGTTCCAACGAAACATTGAAGAGTTACTTGTATCACCAACCTCACCTTACACTATCGTCATCGGCTATACCTTTGGTGGTGTAGTGCGAGGAATTTTTGTGGGAGTTCTTGTCACTCTCACCTCTCTATTTTTTACAAACCTTCGGTTCCATAACCCTTTTGTGATTCTCTTTACTGTCCTTATGACATCAATTTTGTTTTCTCTGGGCGGATTTTTCAATGCTCTCTTTGCAAAAAAATTTGATGATGTCACCATCATCCCCACCTTTATTTTAACTCCACTCACGTATCTTGGTGGAGTTTTTTATTCGGTGAAAAACTTACCTGGATTTTGGCAAATTATTTCTTACTTCAATCCCATCCTTTATATGGTGAATCTGTTTCGTTATGGATTTATTGGTGTTACCGATGTGAATTTATATTTTTCTTTTGGATTCATCATTCTACTTTCAGGAATTCTTTTTATCATCAATGTGAGGTTAATGAAAATTGGTTATGGAATCAGAAACTAA
- the grxD gene encoding Grx4 family monothiol glutaredoxin — protein sequence MEQELKDKIESLIKSENVFLFMKGTPEMPQCGFSAGVVTTLKQLGIPFGSFNVLSDMKIREGIKEYTNWPTIPQLYIKGEFVGGHDITVQMAQSGELTKKAG from the coding sequence ATGGAACAAGAGTTAAAGGATAAAATTGAATCCTTAATCAAATCAGAAAACGTGTTTCTATTTATGAAAGGAACACCGGAAATGCCACAATGTGGATTTTCAGCAGGAGTTGTCACAACTCTCAAACAACTCGGAATTCCTTTTGGTTCCTTCAATGTTCTATCTGACATGAAAATCAGAGAAGGAATCAAAGAATACACAAATTGGCCAACCATTCCACAGCTTTATATCAAAGGTGAATTTGTTGGTGGCCATGACATCACGGTACAAATGGCTCAGTCCGGTGAGCTCACTAAAAAAGCAGGTTAA
- a CDS encoding BolA family protein, giving the protein MESETKHSRLNRMETILQNKFQPQSIQLRDVSLEHAGHPGMTKDSKETHFRLKMVSSKFSGKSTIENHRLVYAELGEEFKKGLHALEMDLSAP; this is encoded by the coding sequence ATGGAATCAGAAACTAAACACTCAAGACTGAATCGTATGGAAACCATCCTTCAAAACAAATTCCAACCACAGTCTATCCAACTCCGAGATGTTTCTCTCGAACATGCGGGTCACCCAGGAATGACCAAAGACTCGAAAGAAACCCATTTTAGATTAAAAATGGTTTCCTCCAAATTTTCGGGAAAATCTACAATAGAAAACCACCGATTGGTCTACGCCGAACTCGGAGAAGAATTTAAGAAAGGGCTCCATGCGTTAGAAATGGATCTTTCTGCTCCTTAA
- the ggt gene encoding gamma-glutamyltransferase — protein sequence MSFFYRTQFLFLVLFLFNSCETFPFLNGSFPGKEEVTVHIPQIEGAADKRSRYEFSGKEIIISSDHPLASQAGMEVWKQGGNVVDVFAASSFAISVLRPHSTGLLGGGFAVIHLPEKGKWAYDFRERSPKKGTSAFYLNPDGSVVPGKTLKGAYSAGVPGTVQGILQIQKQHGKLPLSVVLAPAIRYTRNGFSVYADLANVISKTWPEMNPAMKKVFGIDNRAIREGELLIQEDLAKTLERIVENAEKEFMEGETIQLIANYYSEYENFLSIDDFKNYQVKVTDPLVSSSWGHTIITMPPPSSGVHLVTMMNLYSEMQKRKSFPSGNVGEMIRLIESMRVAFRDRAELGGDPLYTTVPVSKLLSSAYAKEEVNEIEKKVVSGSWPGPKEENKKPESYNTTHISIMDKDGNSVSSTQSINGIFGAVQMVPGTGLVLNNTMDDFAVAPGVPNLYGLVGSKANAIEPGKTPLSSMSPTILLDGVGKTKMVIGAPGGSQIPTSIFNTLYRYLVQKEGLYESVSYPRIHHQFQPDRIFLDPEIKDSFHETELPFYQVQYIRHRAKVFAIVREGDRLIGVSDPKGEGVPLGF from the coding sequence TTGAGTTTTTTTTATCGAACGCAGTTTCTATTCCTAGTTTTATTTTTATTTAACAGTTGTGAGACGTTCCCTTTCTTAAATGGTTCTTTTCCTGGAAAGGAAGAGGTGACTGTTCACATCCCCCAGATTGAAGGAGCAGCCGATAAACGAAGTCGTTATGAATTTTCAGGAAAGGAAATCATCATTTCTTCCGATCACCCTCTGGCCTCTCAAGCGGGAATGGAGGTTTGGAAGCAAGGGGGAAATGTTGTGGATGTTTTTGCAGCTTCTAGTTTTGCGATCTCAGTCCTTCGTCCTCATTCCACCGGCTTACTTGGAGGAGGATTTGCGGTCATTCATTTGCCCGAAAAAGGAAAATGGGCTTATGACTTTCGGGAACGTTCTCCGAAAAAAGGAACTTCTGCTTTTTACCTAAATCCAGATGGCTCAGTGGTTCCCGGTAAAACTTTAAAAGGGGCCTACAGTGCAGGGGTTCCTGGAACCGTACAAGGAATTTTACAAATTCAAAAACAACATGGAAAATTACCTTTAAGTGTTGTCTTGGCACCTGCGATTCGTTATACGAGAAATGGTTTTTCTGTGTATGCTGATTTGGCAAATGTCATTTCTAAAACGTGGCCAGAAATGAACCCTGCTATGAAAAAAGTTTTTGGGATCGATAACCGGGCCATTAGGGAAGGTGAACTTCTCATTCAAGAAGATTTGGCAAAAACTTTGGAACGTATTGTGGAAAATGCAGAAAAAGAGTTTATGGAAGGGGAAACCATTCAACTCATTGCAAACTATTATTCTGAATATGAAAACTTCCTCTCAATCGATGATTTCAAAAACTACCAAGTGAAGGTGACTGATCCTTTGGTTAGTTCTAGCTGGGGACATACTATCATAACCATGCCGCCACCTAGCTCTGGCGTTCATCTTGTAACGATGATGAATTTATATTCAGAAATGCAAAAACGAAAGTCCTTTCCTTCGGGAAATGTAGGCGAGATGATTCGTTTGATTGAATCAATGCGGGTTGCTTTTCGGGACAGAGCCGAACTCGGTGGAGACCCCTTGTACACAACTGTCCCAGTATCCAAACTTTTGTCATCAGCGTATGCGAAAGAGGAAGTGAATGAGATTGAAAAAAAAGTAGTCTCAGGAAGTTGGCCCGGACCAAAAGAAGAAAATAAAAAACCAGAATCTTATAATACAACTCATATATCCATTATGGATAAGGATGGAAATTCCGTTTCCTCAACCCAGTCAATCAATGGAATTTTCGGGGCAGTGCAGATGGTGCCAGGAACGGGTCTTGTTTTAAACAATACAATGGACGATTTTGCTGTTGCCCCTGGAGTTCCCAATCTTTATGGACTCGTAGGTTCCAAGGCAAATGCCATTGAACCCGGGAAAACTCCTCTTTCCAGTATGAGTCCAACCATTCTTTTGGATGGGGTTGGGAAAACCAAAATGGTGATTGGGGCTCCCGGTGGTTCCCAAATTCCAACCTCCATCTTTAATACTTTATACCGGTATCTGGTCCAAAAAGAAGGATTGTATGAAAGTGTTTCTTATCCGAGAATCCACCACCAATTCCAACCTGATCGTATTTTTCTAGATCCGGAAATAAAAGACTCCTTTCATGAAACGGAATTACCATTTTACCAAGTCCAATATATTAGGCATCGTGCAAAAGTATTTGCCATTGTGAGAGAGGGAGACCGTCTAATTGGCGTGTCAGACCCCAAAGGGGAAGGAGTCCCTTTAGGTTTTTAA
- a CDS encoding glutathione S-transferase N-terminal domain-containing protein has translation MIRLYQYDTCPYCRRVIQTTESLGLIPGKDIEYVEASYGTPGRAEVVRLGGLSQVPFLVDGDVQMYESADIIAYLRSKYS, from the coding sequence ATGATTCGCCTCTACCAGTATGATACTTGCCCCTATTGCAGACGAGTGATCCAAACTACGGAATCTCTCGGTCTCATACCAGGCAAAGATATTGAATATGTTGAGGCATCGTATGGGACTCCCGGCCGAGCAGAAGTAGTTCGGCTTGGAGGACTATCTCAGGTTCCCTTCCTCGTAGATGGTGATGTTCAAATGTACGAATCTGCTGACATCATTGCGTATTTAAGATCTAAGTATTCTTAA
- a CDS encoding glutathione S-transferase family protein, which produces MTKPVLISFKLCPYVQRSVINLLEKNVDYDIKYIDLANKPDWFLKISPFGKVPVLQVGDDVIFESAVINEYLDETSAPALHPKDPIQKAKHRSWTEFASALLVDQYGWTMAKEKSDSDKKRDELLSKFKILEAALPSPSDNTLFFAGSKMHLVDTAFAPFFMRLQFLADHKPELYLLKDFPKIRKWSETLLSLPSVKNSVLPEVPKEYLEFIKAHHSWMGGIL; this is translated from the coding sequence ATGACAAAACCTGTTCTCATCAGTTTTAAACTTTGTCCCTATGTCCAACGATCTGTGATCAACCTACTAGAAAAAAATGTAGATTATGATATCAAATACATTGATCTCGCAAACAAACCCGATTGGTTTTTAAAGATTTCTCCGTTTGGGAAAGTTCCCGTTTTACAAGTCGGGGATGATGTGATTTTTGAATCCGCAGTCATCAACGAATATTTAGACGAAACGAGTGCACCCGCACTTCATCCAAAAGACCCCATCCAAAAAGCAAAACATCGCTCCTGGACGGAATTTGCCAGTGCCCTACTTGTGGACCAATACGGATGGACGATGGCAAAGGAAAAATCTGACTCCGATAAAAAACGTGACGAGCTCCTTTCCAAATTTAAAATTTTAGAAGCGGCCCTTCCATCTCCTTCCGACAATACTCTTTTCTTTGCAGGATCCAAAATGCATTTGGTGGACACCGCCTTTGCCCCATTTTTTATGCGTCTACAATTTTTGGCCGATCACAAACCAGAACTCTACTTACTAAAAGATTTTCCTAAAATCCGAAAATGGAGTGAAACTCTACTTTCATTGCCATCGGTAAAGAATTCTGTTTTACCGGAAGTGCCTAAAGAATATCTTGAATTTATCAAAGCCCACCATTCCTGGATGGGAGGAATACTATAG
- a CDS encoding ABC transporter ATP-binding protein, with protein sequence MQKFAIELEGLEKTYANGVKALRSIDLKVESGDFFALLGPNGAGKSTTIGILSSLINKTGGKVKIFGTNIDFQPDLAKTFLGIVPQEFNFGIFEAVEQILINQAGFYGIPYKEAKEKVEYYLDKLSLFDKRKSAAGQLSGGMKRRLMIARALIHDPKLLILDEPTAGVDIEIRRSMWEFLKELNKAGKTIILTTHYLEEAESLCKNIAIIDKGEIVENTSMKKLLHRLDKETFIIDLKKSIKSKPMSKKFSWEWLDDHSLEVQLDKKDSVNQLFTELTKLNLEVLSLRNKSNRLEELFLSLTGKN encoded by the coding sequence ATGCAAAAATTTGCCATCGAATTAGAAGGTCTAGAAAAAACTTATGCCAACGGAGTGAAAGCCCTTCGCTCCATTGATCTAAAAGTAGAATCAGGAGATTTTTTTGCCCTACTTGGGCCCAATGGTGCAGGGAAATCAACAACCATTGGAATATTAAGTTCTCTTATTAATAAAACGGGAGGTAAGGTCAAAATCTTTGGAACAAACATTGATTTCCAACCTGACCTAGCCAAAACCTTCCTAGGAATTGTTCCCCAAGAATTTAACTTTGGAATTTTTGAAGCGGTGGAACAAATTCTAATCAACCAAGCGGGATTCTATGGGATTCCTTATAAGGAAGCCAAAGAAAAAGTGGAATACTATTTAGATAAATTATCGCTTTTCGACAAACGCAAGTCTGCTGCGGGCCAACTCAGTGGAGGGATGAAACGAAGACTTATGATTGCTCGTGCTCTAATCCACGATCCTAAACTTCTTATTTTGGATGAACCTACTGCCGGAGTAGACATTGAAATCCGTCGGTCTATGTGGGAATTTTTAAAAGAATTAAACAAAGCAGGAAAAACCATCATTCTGACAACCCATTACCTAGAAGAAGCAGAATCTCTTTGTAAGAACATAGCCATCATCGATAAGGGTGAGATTGTGGAAAACACTTCGATGAAAAAACTCCTCCATCGTTTGGACAAAGAAACTTTTATCATCGACTTAAAGAAATCGATCAAATCAAAGCCAATGTCAAAGAAGTTTTCCTGGGAATGGCTAGACGACCATAGTTTGGAAGTACAATTAGATAAAAAAGATTCAGTAAACCAATTGTTTACAGAACTAACAAAACTAAACTTAGAAGTGCTGAGCCTAAGAAACAAATCCAATCGTTTGGAAGAACTCTTTTTATCATTAACAGGAAAAAACTAA
- the gshA gene encoding glutamate--cysteine ligase, whose product MKRKLLTSTKKNSTRSLLSEEYRACLLSAKHGLERESVRVDGKSQLSMNPHPKSLGSSLTHPLIKTDFAEAQIEYATNVHKSIPDALRELTELHAFTASRLDSEYLWPFSMPPVLPSENKIDVGNYGTSIEGRKKTIYRNGLGHRYGKKMQTISGVHYNISFDTCMLSVVSEKRFKKPLTPVTKSQIYFDTIRNFYRISPALLYLFGSSSLTDITFTEESKQIKKIDSKTLKSDFATTLRLSNIGYTSKVQGKYPISVNSLEEYASDMCQVVSKSYTPYKQFNGKPTNQLNDHILQLENEYYSLVRPKQVPKGDERVVDALVERGVEYLEIRLLDLDPFSAIGVEENRLYFLHMVLLYCMLNESPKADLVEMIDWRKNQEVTTWFGRKEETKIKFLGEEMSLRDLTYQLFVEIQPIADLLDENNANGPYSKAWENFWEKWNDPSGLGSTMSEFDLEIHHLSFREFGLTLAKLHKEELLQYPLPPNVIKYYEDLSIQSIYEQQKIENLEGSHLKKNQKPIQIKPLKLCSGV is encoded by the coding sequence ATGAAACGAAAGTTATTAACATCGACCAAAAAAAATTCAACCCGCAGTTTATTATCAGAAGAATACAGAGCCTGTTTACTTAGCGCCAAACATGGATTAGAGAGAGAAAGTGTACGTGTGGATGGAAAATCTCAACTTTCCATGAACCCTCATCCCAAATCACTCGGATCAAGTCTTACCCATCCGCTCATTAAAACCGATTTTGCTGAAGCACAAATCGAATATGCCACCAATGTTCATAAATCCATTCCCGATGCTTTACGAGAACTCACTGAGTTACATGCCTTTACTGCTAGCCGATTGGATTCGGAATATCTTTGGCCCTTTAGTATGCCACCGGTTTTGCCATCGGAAAACAAAATTGATGTAGGAAACTATGGAACTTCCATCGAAGGTCGAAAAAAAACCATCTATCGGAATGGGCTCGGTCACCGTTATGGAAAGAAGATGCAAACCATTTCAGGAGTGCATTACAATATTTCCTTCGACACTTGTATGTTGTCGGTGGTCTCTGAAAAACGTTTCAAAAAACCTTTAACGCCAGTGACTAAATCTCAAATTTATTTTGATACCATCCGAAATTTTTACAGAATATCCCCAGCCTTATTGTATTTATTTGGTTCTTCTAGTTTAACGGATATTACGTTTACAGAAGAATCCAAACAAATCAAAAAAATAGATTCCAAAACTTTAAAATCAGATTTTGCTACAACCCTTCGACTCTCGAACATTGGATATACAAGTAAAGTGCAAGGCAAATATCCAATTTCGGTAAATTCTTTGGAAGAGTATGCTTCTGATATGTGTCAGGTAGTTTCTAAATCTTACACACCATACAAACAGTTTAACGGAAAACCAACGAATCAATTGAATGACCATATCTTACAATTGGAAAATGAATACTACTCGCTTGTCCGCCCAAAACAAGTGCCTAAGGGTGACGAACGGGTGGTCGATGCTCTTGTGGAACGTGGGGTAGAATACTTAGAAATCAGGCTTTTGGATTTGGATCCTTTTTCTGCCATAGGTGTTGAAGAAAACAGGCTCTATTTTTTACATATGGTCCTTCTCTATTGTATGCTAAATGAATCACCTAAAGCAGATTTGGTGGAGATGATCGATTGGAGAAAAAACCAAGAAGTCACTACTTGGTTCGGCAGAAAGGAAGAAACTAAAATTAAGTTTCTTGGGGAAGAGATGAGTCTACGGGATTTAACCTACCAACTCTTTGTCGAAATCCAACCGATTGCAGATCTTTTGGATGAAAATAATGCAAATGGCCCTTATAGCAAAGCATGGGAAAATTTCTGGGAGAAATGGAACGATCCAAGTGGGCTTGGGTCCACTATGTCAGAGTTTGATTTAGAAATTCATCACCTTAGTTTCCGAGAATTTGGTCTTACACTTGCAAAATTGCATAAAGAAGAACTTTTACAATACCCACTACCACCAAACGTAATTAAGTATTATGAAGATTTAAGTATACAGTCCATTTATGAACAACAAAAGATCGAAAACTTAGAGGGAAGTCATTTAAAGAAAAATCAAAAACCCATTCAAATCAAACCCTTGAAACTTTGTAGCGGGGTTTGA